In Bacteroidales bacterium, a single genomic region encodes these proteins:
- a CDS encoding polyprenol monophosphomannose synthase codes for MSNIVIIPTYKEKENIEAIIKAISDLPVSFDILIIDDNSPDGTADIVKSLQPSISNLHLIERPGKLGLGTAYIAGFEWALSRNYKYIYEMDADFSHDPRDLVRLYNACEIDGADLAIGSRYISGVNVVNWPLSRVLMSYVASIYVRVITGMRIMDTTAGFKCYRKEVLENIKPGHIKSVGYGFQIEMKFTAWKMGYKIVEVPIIFTDRKLGASKMTGGIFNEALWGVLRMKLRSVFTKYHKK; via the coding sequence ATGTCGAATATCGTTATCATCCCAACATACAAGGAAAAAGAGAATATTGAGGCTATCATAAAAGCCATATCAGATCTTCCGGTTTCATTCGACATTCTTATAATTGATGACAACTCTCCCGACGGGACAGCCGACATAGTTAAATCGCTTCAGCCATCCATCAGTAACCTTCACCTTATTGAAAGGCCAGGGAAACTGGGTCTGGGAACAGCCTATATTGCCGGCTTTGAATGGGCTCTGAGCAGAAACTACAAATATATATATGAGATGGATGCCGACTTCTCTCACGACCCACGCGACCTAGTACGGCTTTATAATGCCTGCGAGATTGATGGCGCAGACCTGGCTATAGGCTCCAGATATATCAGCGGGGTAAATGTTGTTAACTGGCCACTGTCCAGGGTGCTTATGTCTTATGTCGCGTCAATATATGTAAGGGTAATTACAGGTATGAGAATAATGGACACTACTGCCGGATTCAAATGTTACCGGAAAGAAGTTCTCGAGAATATTAAACCCGGACATATAAAATCAGTCGGATATGGTTTCCAGATTGAGATGAAATTCACTGCCTGGAAAATGGGATACAAAATAGTTGAAGTGCCAATTATCTTCACAGACCGTAAACTGGGCGCCTCAAAAATGACAGGCGGGATCTTTAACGAAGCACTGTGGGGAGTACTCAGAATGAAACTGAGGAGTGTTTTTACAAAATATCATAAGAAATAG